In Buteo buteo chromosome 16, bButBut1.hap1.1, whole genome shotgun sequence, the DNA window AAGGCAGAGATCTCACCGGGCGGCTGCTGGGAAGCAGAGCCGCCTCTGCCAAGTGCCCCTATGGGAAATTAAGCGGGAGGCTGAATTTCGGCGTGGCCCGCAGCGCCGGGGGGCTACgggcccctctcctccctgcgcTGACCCTCGTGGCAGGGAGAGACGCGGTGGGACCCGACGTCAGAGGGAAGGTGGCGGTGGGGGAATCGCCGGTGGGAGTTTCTCCAGGCTTTGGATGCAATAAAGGCAAGAAGTGAGTTATTTGTAATGGTAATTATGCTCTTCCAGTTTATCCTAGCACATAATTGTGTGGGCGGTAGGTTCCCACTGGTGGTAATTACCCTGGTGTTAAATGGCACAAAATTCAGCcgggctgggttttttttttcccccctcctttttgaGTCTGCGGTTCGGTGGCGCAAATCCCCTCCTTCCCGAGGGGTGCGCGGCGTGAGTGGCCTTCAGCGGGACACAGGTCCGGCTCTCGGCCGCGGCCGTCTGCCCATGAGCCGCGCTCCGGACGGTTCTCCCTGCCCCTGTGGCAGCCTGCGCTGCCCACCCTGGACGGGGGAGAGGAGCGGGCTCGGTGGCTTCTCCTGCCCTCTGCGTGTGGCCAGGACGTGGGGACGGGGACCTTGGGCGGCACAGCCTGTGCTGAGACCCGCAGGATCGGTCCCgaccccttccccatccctggggtACCCGTGGGGGGACCGACTAGTCCCTGGTCAGGGCGCAGGCGCCCGCGTGGTTTTGGTGAGCTGGTActggcagggatggagcatcctTCACCGTGGCATGTCCCCATCCATTGCCTCTGCTCCGCCAATGCCCGCGGCTGCGGGAGAGCTGCGGCGCTGCCTCGCCGGCGCGGCGGCAGAACCCAGCTTTGTTTAATTCCTGCACCTGCTGAGCGCAAAAGCCCGCCGGGCTCGTGGTGACGGGCTGCTCAGCTATTTTGACTCCTTCTTCTCGCCGCAGCGGCAATATTTGGATCAGCTGAGAGCTTCCCTCCCCGAGCAGGAGATGTTAGCTCAGCCTGCGGAGGCAGAGCCGGGGCTGGGAGcccgtctgtctgtctgtccgtcctGCTGCCAATTGCCGGCTCCATCCCAGGGCAGAGGAGGCAGCCCCCTCCCACACCGCTGTGCCCGCTCCTCGTAGCAGCTCTCCCAGGAGGGGaggcatttctttttgtaaCAGGCTGCAGCATCCTTCAGTTAAGATGCAGCAATTAGGGAGCCTCATTAGAGCAGGAGCGTGATggtgagggtggggggagaggcaCAGGACCGAGCCATCCAGCCTTGAAGCCAGGAATGAAGGTGACGGCGGAGGCTTATTAGGGCAGACGCGTTCCCCAGGTGCTGCCGTGGCCCCATCTGCCGCTCACCATGAACATGCGCTTCCCGGCCACCCCTGTGCCCCTCGGGGACCTCCAGCCCCTCTACCCTCCCGGGGCTCCTTGGGGTACATGGACCCCCCCTCACCACACACCCCCAGTGTCCCTCGTTTCCAGTCCCCACGTGTCTAACGGACCCCATGGGTCATGGGGACCGTCCCATGGTCACCTTTCCCTGCAGCCGGTCTCGCAGACGGGCTGCCTTGCAGCACCCTGCCCAAATATGGATAACAAGAGCATTAACGATGCCTGTTAATTAGCCGAGCTACACTGGAGAATAAGTAATTTCCTCATTTACAGTCATACCAAAGGCAGAGCCTTTGAGGGACTGTAAGGAAGACAAACCCCCACGGGTGCCCGCAGCTCCAGCGTCCCGGTGGCCGGCGCGGCGCTCAGCCTGGCTCGACGCCGTCTGTCCTCCTGCTTCGGCGTGGGGATGCCCCACACGCAGCATAGACATCTCCGCTCCCTGGCTTTCCATCCGGGGGTCCGGCGGGGCGGCCGGTCGAGGGTCTCCATCCCACGGCCGGGGCCGTACGGGGAGGATGGGCTGGATGGAGACATCAgagcgcggcccccccccgcaccccgcgGCAGCTCATTAACGGCTCCGTGAATCGCAACGGCTGAAAAACTCAGCCAGAACGGTTTTCCTAATGGAGAAACACTTCACAATATTTGGTGTcggagaagaaaacaagtttctgATGATGGCAGCGTGTCCTCCCTCGCCGTCTGCAGGCCCCGTGCTGCCTGCATCGCTGCCGGCGGCGCCTTCTCCTTCCCGCTCCCCCCTTAGTGCTGCCCCCTCCGAGCAGCCAAGCCGGGGGCGACCCTCGGTGCCCGGCCCCGTGCCCCCCTTTGCCCCACGGAGAGCCGAGTTTATGGCACTCCAGCCCAGCTTCACAGGGGTTCAGCCAGGGCTGGATCCTGCCCTGGGAGCTTCCAAACCCCCTCGGTCGGTTCCCGCGGGACAGCCCCAACGTTTCGCCGGCGGTGGGGCGCAGAGGGGAGCGTGATGCCgtgcctgtccctgtccccacagaTGAGCCCGCAGGGATGACCCTGCAAGATGCCGAGGCTATGGGGTGGGTGCTGACACGATGAAGGGCTACCATGGGGAGCGTAGCCAGGCACAGCCCTCCTCCGGCCACCGCTGCCGCTGCATCCCAGAGGACTGCGAGCACCCCGCCGACTACGTCCAGCACGGCCCCGAGGGCCGGCCGCCGTACCTCCTCAGCCCCAGCGAGCCGTGTTCCCTGGAGCATCCCTACTGCCCGGCGCGGAGCCCCGGCGCGGCCGGCGAGTGCCCGGGCGGTCCCCTGAGCGAGCCGCCCTCCGCCAGCGCCAGCAGCACCTTCCCGAGGATGCACCAcgcgcagcagcagcagcagcagcagcagcagccctacGACTCCTGCGACGAATGCATGGCGACCGCCCACCCCGCCAGCAAGATCAACCGCCTGCCCCCCACGCTGCTGGACCAGTTCGAGAAGCAGCTGCCGCTGCACCACGACGGCTTCCACACGCTGCAGTACCCCCGGGCCGGCGGCGCCGAGCCCCGCAGCGAGAGCCCCAGCCGCATCCGCCACCTCGTCCACTCCGTCCAGAAGCTCTTCGCCAAGTCCCACTCCCTGGAGGCGCCGGCCAAGCGGGACTACAACGGCGCCAAGATGGACGGCCGCGGGGACggctaccaccaccaccaccaccaccaccaccatcaccaccaccaccagtcCCGCCACGGCAAGCGCAGCAAGAGCAAGGACCGCAAGGTGGACTCCCGGCACCGGTCCAAGATGATGGGCTGGTGGAGCTCCGACGACAACCTGGACAGCGACAGCAGCTACATGGTGTCCGGCCGGCACGCTGCCGAGCAGGGCACCCAGTACTGCGTGGACGCTCCCGAAAGTGCCTTCAGAGACTTGACCTTGAAGAGTCTAAAGGGCGGCGGGGAAGGAAAATGCCTGGCCTGTGCCGGCATGTCCATGTCACTGGACGGCCAGACGCTCAAGAGGAGCGCCTGGCACACCATGACCGTCAGCCAAGCCCGCGAAGCCTACCCCAGCGCCGGCGGCACCGAGAAGACCTTGATGCTTCAGGAAGCAAAGGCCAAAGACCGAGCGTACCAGTACCTGCAGGTGAGGGGCCAGGCAAGTTGGGGGGGCTGCCGCCCCGGGGACCGCGGCCGGCGATGCCGTGGGGCGAGCTGGGGCTGGCACCCTCCATCCCAGCAGCCCAAGGCGCCCTGGGGatgctccagctctgctccacgTCCCCAGCACCCGTGACCCGTCCCCCGGGGTCCCGTGCCGGTCCCCGCTGTCCCCTCACCGGTGGCGTGAAGCCCCATCTGCCATCTCCTGCCCCGTGCCCGCTGGACCTGGGGTCGGACCAGTTCTGTCGGCTCGGGACTGTCggcagccccgctcccgctccctCCTGGCGGCTTTTATCCCGCTTGCGCCTGGCCGGGTGCCACCGCCTGCCTCGTCACCGGGCTCCCTTCTaggtcacccccccccccccttccaattaaaaaactaattaactcttctctccctttcccgGGGGAAGGAGACAGGGAGCGGCAATGCCGCGTTGGCCGGGGGCTGGGGGCGTCCGGGGCCTCTCTCTGCCCATAGCGGGGGCATCAGGGCAGGGTACCATCCCCACCACCCTCCCCGTGGGGGCCGGGGGACACCGTCCCCCTGCTGCAGCCCGGTAAGGACCCCGTAGCGCTAGCGTCAGCGGCGCGTGGCGGGACCAGCGGCCGCTACGTCAGCCGGGTGGCTGCACTGGCATGGGTGGGATTTGGCCCAGCCGTGCCTGCCGGGCAGGGGGCTACGAGGTGGGAGCGCCTGCACCGCCGTGCGTTTTAGGATCGGACCCCCCCATGGGGCACGGGGAGCCGTGGCTGTTAGGAGGGATCAGCTCTCCTGCATTTATGGGTTTTCCCAGGGGGTCAGAACCCCCGGGGTCTGTCCctgcagcactggggtgctgcggggagggcaggggagccATGCAGCACATGCACCGGCCCTGGGCCGTGCACACGTGCTGGGTTTGGGCCACGCGCGCGTGCCAGGCTCGGGCTGGCACGTGCCACGTGGCAGGCGCGGGGCTCGGCCGTGCGTCCCGACCGCGGGACCGCGGCCACCGCGTCCTCCCACGCTTGCCTCCCGCTCCAGGTGCCGCAGGACGAGTGGAGCGGGTACCCAGCGGTGGGCAAGGACGGGGAGATTCCCTGCCGGCGGATGCGCAGCGGCAGCTACATCAAGGCCATGGGCGATGAAGACAGCGCCGACTCGGACGCCAGCGCCAAAATATCGCCCAGGGCAGCCACGCGGCGAGACAGCTACCGCCGCTCCTCCAGCGCCGACCAGGCCAGGACCAAGTAAGGGCTGTCGCCTCCCGGCCCCGTCTCAGCACCGCGGGCAGCAGTGGGACCGtgggctggggctccccaggAGGACGAGAGGCATCGTCCTCGCTCACGGCCGCGCTCCCCAGGAGGACGAGAGGCATCGTCCCGCGCTCCCCAGCGCAGCAGCACCGAGCCCTGCCCTTTGGCGGGCACCGGAGGGGACGTGGCTGTGCTGGGCTTCGGGGTGGGACCCACTGCTGCAGCCACGTGCAGAGGTTGGGGAGAAGATGCACGTTTGAAAGGAGACGACTGGGATGCGCCCCAGTCCCGGCGGGTGACAGGCTGGCTCCTCGTCCCTGGCCCCACGTCCCAGAGCGGGCACGTAGCCTTCTGGcagccctgcactgctgggggacGGCTCCGTACCCCCAGGACAGCGTTTTGGGGCAGTTAGGAGTGGGGACAGCGGTGGTGGCCGGCGGGAGCATCGCCGCGGCTGCGTTTCCAAATGCTCTGCTTGAATGTGTTGCTTTTGGTGCGATCCCTTCTATTCCCACTGTCTCTCATTAGGTTTGCAAGTAGGCACTATTCTGATTCATATATCTGTAActgtcccagctgctgcacGCCACCGCGAATGCTCCCGCGGGGACAGGGCTACGGGCGTTCCTTCACCACCGGCCAGGTAGGGTCCCACGTCGCGGGCGCTGTGGGGCAGGTTGGggcacggggtggggggcagcagaAGTCCCtctgagcatctcctgccccacTCGACCCCATCTCACCGCCCCCAGCCTCACCCACCGCTCTCCCCAGATCAACGACGAGCTCAACCACCAGTTCGAGGCCGTCTGCGAGTCGGTTTTCGGCGAGGTGGAGTCGCAGGCCGTGGAGGCACTGGACCTGCCCGGCTGCTTTCGCATGCGGAGCCACAGCTACCTGCGGGCCATCCAGGCGGGCTGCTCCCAGGACGACGACTGCCTCTCGCTCTTTTCCATGTcggcccccgccgggccgcccaTCACCAGCAGCATCCTGAAGCCCAGCACTTGTGAGTCCCGGGGGTTGGCGGGGGCTCGGCCGCGTGAGGGACCCCCGCATCTCCCTGCTTGCAAACGTGGGCGCCTGCCAAGGGCTGCCGCTGCCCCCCCGTCCTGCCCCGCGCAGCCCCCCGGCACAAGGCGTGAGCATCCCGCTTAGGGCATGAGCATCCCGCTCAGGGCACGAGCATCTTGCTCAGGGCACGAGCATCCCGCTCCCAGCTCAGCACCGGCACGGGGCACGAGCATCCTGCCTGTGGCTCAGTCCCGCTCAGGGGGCCGCTCTGTGGTCCCAGCACCCAtctgcctttccctccttctctccactTCTGTCCCCATCTCTGTCCCTTGCCGGGTGCTGCAGCGGCGTGGCCAGCGTGGGTCTGGGGTGGTTTCCGATCCCTTTCTGGGGATAAACCGGCCAAAGAGTCCCTGCGAGCTCCAGCCGGGATCTCAGCCGGCTGAGGTGCAAACCCCGCGGGGCTGCGAGCCCTGCGCCGCGGGAGGAGGCGGGCAGCGTTCCCCCGGGGGC includes these proteins:
- the DLGAP3 gene encoding disks large-associated protein 3 isoform X1; the protein is MKGYHGERSQAQPSSGHRCRCIPEDCEHPADYVQHGPEGRPPYLLSPSEPCSLEHPYCPARSPGAAGECPGGPLSEPPSASASSTFPRMHHAQQQQQQQQQPYDSCDECMATAHPASKINRLPPTLLDQFEKQLPLHHDGFHTLQYPRAGGAEPRSESPSRIRHLVHSVQKLFAKSHSLEAPAKRDYNGAKMDGRGDGYHHHHHHHHHHHHHQSRHGKRSKSKDRKVDSRHRSKMMGWWSSDDNLDSDSSYMVSGRHAAEQGTQYCVDAPESAFRDLTLKSLKGGGEGKCLACAGMSMSLDGQTLKRSAWHTMTVSQAREAYPSAGGTEKTLMLQEAKAKDRAYQYLQVPQDEWSGYPAVGKDGEIPCRRMRSGSYIKAMGDEDSADSDASAKISPRAATRRDSYRRSSSADQARTKFASRHYSDSYICNCPSCCTPPRMLPRGQGYGRSFTTGQINDELNHQFEAVCESVFGEVESQAVEALDLPGCFRMRSHSYLRAIQAGCSQDDDCLSLFSMSAPAGPPITSSILKPSTSFSYRKAPPPIPPGTKAKPLISVTAQSSTESTHESYLPGEVARSPAWSKDAAARCNSAESLESSKVTAVALDLPPVQPRAAPKPSTLIIKAIPGREELRSLARQRKWRPSIGVQVEAISDSDTESRSQREFHSIGVQVEEDKRRARFKRSNSVTAGVQADLELEGFTGLAVATEDKALQFGRPFQRHSSEPESGRQYAVYKTVHTQGQWAYREDYQLQYDTVEVPRRDAWMERGSRSLPDSGRASPCHRDGEWFIKLLQAEVEKMEGWCQQMEREAEDYDLPEEILEKIRSAVGSAQLLMSQKVQQFYRLCQQNMDPNAFPVPTFQDLAGFWDLLQLSIEDVSMKFAELQQLKANGWKIVEPKEEKKVPPPIPKKPPRSKVHPVKERSLDSVDRQRQEARKRLLAAKRAASFRQSSATESADSIEIYIPEAQTRL
- the DLGAP3 gene encoding disks large-associated protein 3 isoform X2 produces the protein MKGYHGERSQAQPSSGHRCRCIPEDCEHPADYVQHGPEGRPPYLLSPSEPCSLEHPYCPARSPGAAGECPGGPLSEPPSASASSTFPRMHHAQQQQQQQQQPYDSCDECMATAHPASKINRLPPTLLDQFEKQLPLHHDGFHTLQYPRAGGAEPRSESPSRIRHLVHSVQKLFAKSHSLEAPAKRDYNGAKMDGRGDGYHHHHHHHHHHHHHQSRHGKRSKSKDRKVDSRHRSKMMGWWSSDDNLDSDSSYMVSGRHAAEQGTQYCVDAPESAFRDLTLKSLKGGGEGKCLACAGMSMSLDGQTLKRSAWHTMTVSQAREAYPSAGGTEKTLMLQEAKAKDRAYQYLQVPQDEWSGYPAVGKDGEIPCRRMRSGSYIKAMGDEDSADSDASAKISPRAATRRDSYRRSSSADQARTNCCTPPRMLPRGQGYGRSFTTGQINDELNHQFEAVCESVFGEVESQAVEALDLPGCFRMRSHSYLRAIQAGCSQDDDCLSLFSMSAPAGPPITSSILKPSTSFSYRKAPPPIPPGTKAKPLISVTAQSSTESTHESYLPGEVARSPAWSKDAAARCNSAESLESSKVTAVALDLPPVQPRAAPKPSTLIIKAIPGREELRSLARQRKWRPSIGVQVEAISDSDTESRSQREFHSIGVQVEEDKRRARFKRSNSVTAGVQADLELEGFTGLAVATEDKALQFGRPFQRHSSEPESGRQYAVYKTVHTQGQWAYREDYQLQYDTVEVPRRDAWMERGSRSLPDSGRASPCHRDGEWFIKLLQAEVEKMEGWCQQMEREAEDYDLPEEILEKIRSAVGSAQLLMSQKVQQFYRLCQQNMDPNAFPVPTFQDLAGFWDLLQLSIEDVSMKFAELQQLKANGWKIVEPKEEKKVPPPIPKKPPRSKVHPVKERSLDSVDRQRQEARKRLLAAKRAASFRQSSATESADSIEIYIPEAQTRL